The genomic region TGCTCTACTCAGAAGCTTTGCCTGGCcacaggagaggaagaaagatgTGAGtagaggcagcagctccctgcccctgcaggAAGGCTTCCCTGAGAGCCCTGGCACTCAGCAGCACCTCTCCCTCcctgagggaagaggaaaactTTACGTCAAGCCACAGAAATACTTCTCAGCCCTACCCAAACCCTTGGAGGAATTCCCAGgtgaggcacagcagcagccagtccTCCACCCCAGCCAACCCTTAtcctcccctgctgctgcctttgtggCCAGCCCAGGGTACACAGAAGCAGCTGTGGGTAGGGCTACTCACAGGGCTCTACCAACTGAGCATCACCTGTGAGTCCCACTGACTACAGTCCTCATCTAAAATACAGGTGGTTTAGTCACAGGTACCACACCAAACCTGCTGGTGGTGCCCAGGGTGCCAGGACAGCAAGAACAGACCCTGCCTCTGTGCTGCCCATCTCAGACCATGGGCCCTGAGAAACAGTCTGGCCAAAGGTACCCAATCCCACAACTGGGAGTAAGGACTGATGTGACTCTGTGACATGTGGAGTCCTGGCTCCTGTGGCAGTACTGTGTATCCACAGTGGTCACTGGCTTACATCAGGCAAGTCCCTTCCTAGACAGGAAAGCTTCTGCAGACAATATTTCATCTACTACAAAACAAGCCCTACAGAGGACTAATAAGAGTTCCATGCTTTTATTAGCTCTGACTGCTCAGCCAGAGCTGATGTGTAAATCTAAAGGGGCAAAGCCCTCCTCACGCATCCCCACCATCAAGAACAGGAGATAGGAGACTGTGTTTCTCAGATGAAGAAACCCAAAGGGACATAGCAGGCAGCACAGTCCATCTCCCATGGCTCCAGGCCCCTCCAAGGCAGGAGACATCTTCCCTGTTGAGGTTTGGGCTGTTCTGGCAGCTCCATGGAGAAAACTGCTGAAGGAGCAGGCACCTGATCCATGTCATTTCTTGTCTCTGCAGGCACCATCCAAGGACTCTTGTGGAGCCCACTAGCTGCTTAGAGGAGCTGAGCATATCTCAAGGTGCCTTTCAAGtagagggagcagcacaggcagcctATTCAGGAGCTGACATGCAGCAGCAGATCAGCTCTTTCTTTAATTCCATCTTGGAGCTCATCCGTACCAAGCATGAGGAAGGCATCTTCAACACGGtctgcctggctgtgctgttgGGTCTACCCTTCGTTGTCCTCATGGCTTTCATTTTcatctgctgccactgctgcttctgcagacGGAGGAGAGAAAGCACAAGGAAAGGTGGCTTCAGCAGCAATGGGCAGCTGCATGCCGAGaggaacaagaagaaaaagaagaagcaaCAGGATGAAGAGGACCTGTGGATCTCAGCTCAGCCCAAGCTGCTCTTGCTGGACAAGAGACCCTCCTTGCCCATCTAGCAGACAGGAGGGTGTTCAGGCTCTCTCCTCTGAAATGCCACCATTCCTTTCACCTGTGCACCAGGAGGGGTGAGGAGATACCAAAGCTGCTGCCACTTTGTGGTGATTTTCAACAGAGGCTGAGCCCAGCATGTTGAAGTGCCAACAGAAAACAAGGCGGTCAGGTACAGGTTGTGCAAGCCTCTTTTCCCCCACCATAACAGGGAGCCCCTGGGCAGACACCCCTGCAAAGGACAGGTGAGAACACAAGGGTGACCTGCCACTGGGTTCTGTGTACCTCCTGCCACAAGCACAGTGCACACACATGGGGCTGGCACACAGTGAAGGGGGTGCAAGGCTTTCCCTCTGCACTCAACTGCAAGCACGCGAGCTGCGGCACAAAGGTGCACAGGACAACATTCACCCAAAGATAAAGCCACCTGCACACTCCCCCTGCACAACACAGCTGTGAGTGAAGCAGGCACTGTGGTGTGCTTCACACACCTTGTTTGCTTGCCCCGCCATGGAGATGACACAGCTTCACTGTCTAGGCTCCATCCAAATCCAGCTCCCTTTGGAGACACAAAGAAGGCTGAGTTACCCCACAGCTCAAAGATGTGCCATCTCCCAGGCTACCAAACCAAAATCACTTGGCTAAAGTGACTGAAGCTAGATGCCCTCAGCCCAACCTTGGAGACCTTAGACACCATCCtaaggcagcacagcagaaggaTGCCTTACCACATAGGCTAGaagcaggaaggagaggaggaggctgccAAACCAGCCCTTTTGCACCAGCACTTAAGAAAGCACATTCCttgaaaaactgttttataCAAACTTGCCACTAAAGAGCCCACCATGCTACTGCAAGAGCAGAAACACAACCTGAGGCTGTGTAAGAGCTTTGCTACAGGCATTCGAGTTAACTGTTGAATTACTACTGAAGAAGAGTAGGACCAGAGGCCCCTCTGGAGTGGGGGCAGGCACATGGAAGCAGTACTGAAGCAGAAGACATGGTTCCCTGGCACACTCAGCCAtcacctctccctgcagcccttgtGCCATGAGTCAGACACAAACACCCATAAGTATGTGCTGCCCCAACTGATGCCGGCAGCTAACAGGACCACACACAGCTCTCACTCCTGCTCTGTTTCCCACCTGCCCCACCCTGGCTTGTGTTCCCATCCTATGTCCCTTGAGCTGGGGGGGGGTCTCCTCTGCTCCCCCCTCTCTGCCCCACCAGGTTCTGTCTCCCCCATCTCTTCTAG from Cinclus cinclus chromosome 8, bCinCin1.1, whole genome shotgun sequence harbors:
- the KIAA0040 gene encoding uncharacterized protein KIAA0040 homolog is translated as MQQQISSFFNSILELIRTKHEEGIFNTVCLAVLLGLPFVVLMAFIFICCHCCFCRRRRESTRKGGFSSNGQLHAERNKKKKKKQQDEEDLWISAQPKLLLLDKRPSLPI